From a region of the Triticum aestivum cultivar Chinese Spring chromosome 7D, IWGSC CS RefSeq v2.1, whole genome shotgun sequence genome:
- the LOC123166336 gene encoding uncharacterized protein: MDRAGGNQAGQVSKKGKKKHAKDESDRQKQAEKKRRRLEKALANSAAIISELEKKRQQKQEEQRRLDDEGAAIAEAVALHVLIGEDCDEPRQLRWNGHRGRGHRDDFVDHEPALGAQGAGADTYPYGSRSPLARAPRSHVPQWRLTDCGMSGPFSFSSWERMGDFEGLYCEGAPCQTDQDTYCHGLVAATQAVSPFGYGSEDPFPAHGTEGASSINIMLGGTSNSLNIYRRQF; this comes from the coding sequence ATGGACAGAGCTGGCGGTAACCAAGCAGGCCAGGTGtcgaagaaaggaaagaagaagcacGCGAAAGACGAGTCAGACCGGCAGAAGCAGGCTGAGAAGAAGAGGCGCCGGCTGGAGAAAGCGCTCGCAAACTCTGCCGCGATCATCTCGGAACTGGAGAAGAAGCGGCAGCAGAAACAGGAGGAGCAGAGGAGGCTGGACGACGAAGGGGCCGCGATAGCCGAGGCGGTGGCCCTTCATGTCCTCATAGGCGAAGACTGCGATGAACCCCGTCAGCTGAGGTGGAACGGCCATAGAGGCCGCGGCCATCGGGACGATTTCGTGGATCACGAACCGGCTCTAGGCGCGCAAGGAGCAGGAGCAGATACCTATCCATATGGAAGCCGGTCACCGCTGGCACGGGCCCCTCGTTCCCACGTGCCCCAGTGGAGGCTCACCGACTGTGGCATGTCCGGGCCATTCTCGTTCTCATCGTGGGAGCGAATGGGCGATTTTGAGGGGCTATACTGCGAAGGGGCACCCTGCCAGACAGACCAAGACACTTACTGCCACGGCCTCGTAGCAGCAACCCAGGCCGTCTCTCCATTCGGATACGGTTCGGAGGATCCATTCCCTGCCCATGGAACGGAGGGGGCTTCCTCCATCAACATCATGCTGGGCGGCACCAGCAACAGCCTGAACATCTACAGAAGACAATTCTAG